Within the Streptomyces vilmorinianum genome, the region TGGGCGGCTACGGCTACACCCGCGACTACCCCGTCGAGCGCATGATGCGCGACGCCAAGATCACCCAGATCTACGAAGGCACCAACCAGGTCCAGCGCATCGTCATGGCCCGCAACCTCCCGTAATCGTCTGTCACTTGAAAGGAGCCAGGCCGTGACCCTGAGGATCGCTGTCTGTGTGAAGTACGTACCCGACGCGACCGGCGACCGCGGTTTCGCCGACGACCTGACCGTCGACCGCGACGAGGTCGACGGCCTGCTCTCGGAGCTGGACGAGTACGCCGTCGAGCAGGCGCTGCAGATCGCCGAGGAGGCGGACGAGGCCGAGGTCACCGTCGTCACCGTCGGCCCCGACGACGCCAAGGACGCCCTGCGCAAGGCGCTGTCCATGGGCGCCGACAAGGCCGTCCACGTCAACGACGAGGACATCCACGGCACCGACGTCATCGGCACCTCCGCGATCCTCGCCAAGGCGCTGGAGAAGACCGGCTTCGACCTGGTCGTCTGCGGCATGGCGTCGACCGACGGCACGATGGGTGTGCTGCCCGCGCTGCTCGCCGAGCGGCTGAGCCTGCCGCAGGTCACCCTGCTCTCCGAGATCTCGGTGGAGGACGGCCTGGTGAAGGGCCGCCGGGACGGCGACGCCGCCACCGAGCTGCTCGAGGCCCCGCTGCCGGCCGTCGTCTCGGTCACCGACCAGTCGGGCGAGGCCCGTTACCCCTCCTTCAAGGGGATCATGGCCGCCAAGAAGAAGCCGGTCGAGGAGCTGGACCTGGACGACCTCGGCATCGACGCCGACGAGGTCGGTCTGGCCGGGTCCTGGACGCTGGTCGAGTCGGCCGCCGCGCGCCCGGCCCGTACCGCGGGCACGATCGTCACGGACGAGGGCGACGGCGGCAAGCAGCTCGCCACGTTCCTGTCGTCGCAGAAGTTCATCTGACCCACCGTCACTACCGTTCAGGAGCAAGGAATCATGGCTGAGATCCTGGTTCTCGTGGACCACGCCGACGGTGCGGTCCGCAAGCCGGCGCTCGAACTGCTCACCCTGGCCCGCCGGATCGGCGAGCCGACGGCCGTCGTGCTCGGCGCCGGTGAGGCCGCGGCGTCGATCGCCGCCACCGCCGGGGAGTACGGCGCGGCCACCGTGTACGTCGCGGACGGCGCCGAGTTCGCCGAGCGGCTCGTCGTGCCGAAGGTCGACGCGCTCACCCAGATCGCCAAGGACAAGGGCGTCGCCGCCGTCCTGGTGCCCTCCTCCGGCGAGGGCAAGGAGGTCGCCGCGCGCGTCGCGCTGCGCCTCGGCTCCGGTCTCATCACCGACGCCGTGGAGCTGGAGGCCGGCGAGGAGGGCCCCGTCGCGACCCAGTCCGTCTTCGCCGCCTCGTACCAGGTGAAGTCGCGGGTCTCGCAGGGCGTCCCGGTCATCACCGTCAAGCCCAACTCCGCCGCCCCGGAGGCCGCCCCGGCCGCCGGTACGGTCGAGAATGTCACCGTCGCCTTCACGGGCAACGCCGCCAAGGTCGTCTCGCGCACCCCGCGGGTCTCCACCGGCCGCCCCGAGCTGACCGAGTCCGCGATCGTGGTCTCCGGCGGCCGCGGTGTCGGCGCGGCCGAGGGCTTCGAGGTCGTCGAGAAGCTCGCCGACTCGCTCGGCGCGGCGGTCGGCGCCTCGCGCGCCGCGGTCGACGCGGGCTGGTACCCGCACTCCAACCAGGTCGGCCAGACCGGCAAGCAGGTCTCGCCGCAGCTGTACATCGCGGCGGGCATCTCCGGCGCGATCCAGCACCGCGCGGGCATGCAGACCTCGAAGACGATCGTGGCCGTCAACAAGGACGCCGAGGCCCCGATCTTCGACCTCGTCGACTACGGCGTGGTCGGTGACCTCTTCGAGGTCCTGCCGCAGCTGACGGACGAGATCGGCGCGCGCTGACCGCCCGGCTCCCGCCGAAAAAGAACCGGCCCGGTGGCACTCTGTGCCACCGGGCCGGTTCTTCTCGTTCCGGGCTCCCGGTCAGATCCAGCCGTCGAGGGGGACCTCTTCGCAGAGCCGGACGACCGGCTGCCGGCCGGAGGCGGTGGAGCGGGAGGCGAGCCTGACCCGTACGCCGGGGCGCACCGCGTGGAGCGGGCCGTCGACCCGGCACCGGACGACGAAGCCCTCGGCCATGTACACCGGCCAGAGGTCGGCGTCGGCCGCGGCGACCCCGCGGCGTACGGAGATCACGCCCTCGCCCTCGCTGCGTTCGGGCGCGAGGTCGGTCGACCCGCAGGTCGGACAGAGCAGGCGCTGGAAAGTCGTGGTGTGGCACCAGCGGCAGAGCTGGTAGTAGAGCTCGGCGTCGGCGACCGATTCCTCGGTCCGGACGGCGGCGCTCCCGATCCTCAGTCCCGTGGATCCCGATCCCGTGTGGAACACGATGCCTTCTCCTTGCACTCGGCGGCTCGACCGTGCATGGAGTCAACATATGGCACTGAGTGCCACAGAATAAAGACCTCAGTTCCCTGAATTGATGATACTGAGATCCCCGAGGGTCCCTCAGCTCTCGCCGAGGCTCGATTCCACCTCGCGCACCACGCGCCACATCGGCGTGGACCGCTTGGTGATCACCACGACGACGTCCTCGGCCGCGTCCTCCTGGACACCGCCGGCACCGGGCCCCTCGCGCCCCTCCTGCCAGGTGTTCTGGACGAATTCCAGGGCCTGGTCCACCTCGGCCAGCGGGTCGCCCTCGCCGCCGGAGCGCAGCCAGTGGCGCAGGGCGTGGTTGTGGGCGGCGACCACGGCGGCGGCGACCACGTTGGCCCGCAGCGTGCCGTCGCGGCGGTCGGCGAAGCGGGTGCGCAGATAGTCGCCGAGCGTCTTCTCGTACCGCCAGACGACCGACAGTTCGTACGTCCGCAGGCCCGTCACCTCGCGGGTGAGGCGGTAGCGCTGGACGGAGAAGGTGGGGTTCTCGGCGTACATCCGCATGACGAGGCGGGCGGCGCCGCACACCCTGACCAGCGGGTCGTCGGTGTCCCCGCTCGCGGCGAGGAACTCGGTCATGTCGGCCAGGCACTGCTCGTGGTCGGGGAAGACCACGTCCTCCTTGGAGGGGAAGTACCGGAAGAAGGACCGCCGGCCGACCCCGGCCAGCGTGACGATGTCGTCGACCGTCGTCTGTTCGTACCCGCGCTCCAGGAAGAGCTGGAAGGCCGCGGCGATGAGGGAGTCCCGCATCGCGGGCTTCGCGGAGTTCGTCGAGGCTGTTCCCATGGCCCGAACCTAACATCCGGGGTACGGGAAAGCGGCACTTGGTGCCGGGCTTGACCGGCACCAAGTGCCCTCAGGGGCCTACGGCGGTCAGCGGGCGGCCATCCGCAGGGCGCCGTCCATCCGGATCGTCTCGCCGTTGAGGTAGTCGTGCTCGGCGACCATGGTGACGAGCCGGGCGTACTCGTCCGGGCGGGCCAGGCGCTGCGGGAAGGTGACGCTCGCGCCGAGCCCGGCCCGGACCTCCTCGCTGAATCCGGCCATCATCGGGGTGTCGACGATGCCGGGCGCGATGGTGACGACCCGGATGCCGAACTGGGCGAGGTCCCGCGCGGCGGTGACGGTCATCCCGGCGACGCCGGCCTTGGAGGCGGCGTAGGCGATCTGTCCGACCTGGCCCTCGAAGGCGGCGATCGAGGCCGTGTTGACGACCAGGCCACGCTGCCCGTTCTCGTCCGGCTCCTGCCGGGCGATGGCCTCGGCGGCGAGCCGCATCACGTTGAAGGTGCCGACCAGGTTGACGTCCACGACCGCCCTGAAGAGTGCCAGGTCGTGCGGTCCCTTGCGCCCGAGCACCCGCGCGGAGGGCGCGATCCCAGCGCAGTTGACCGCGAGCCGCAGCTCGGCCCCGTCCTCCGCGATCCGCCCGAGCGCCGCCCGCACCTGCTCCTCGTCGGTGACGTCGGCCGGGAGCAGCGTGACCCCGTCCGCGGGCGCCTCGGCCCCGGCGACCGCCTTGTCGAGGTCGAGCCCGTACACGGTGGCGCCCTGCGCGGCGAGCGCTGCGGCGGTGGCCGCACCGAGCCCCGAAGCGGCACCGGTGACGAGCGCGGCGGAACCTGCGATGTCCATGGAACTCCTCGTACGAACCGGCGGCCCGTCACGGGCCGCCGTAGGTGTGTGGTGATGGATGGATGGCGAGGGCCGGCCTGGGCGCTACTTCCACTCGTAGGCCTTGTCCGTGAACTTCCCGCCTTCGTCCTGCTCGAACTCGAACACGCCGACGGTGCCGTTGAGCCGGGTGAAGCGCGCGGCGGCGCTCTCCCAGAAGATCGAGCCGCGCCAGCTGGCCCCGCCGGACTCGGTGACATGCCCGATTCCGGAGCCGTGCCAGGTGACGGACTCGCCGTCGCGGGTCATGGTGACCCCCTGGCCTTCTCCGAAGAGGGTGCCGTCGGCACGCATGACCGACTCGTACGTGCCCATGGTGGTGCCCTCGACGCCCAGAAGAGTTCCGCTCGCGCGGATCGACACCTCAAGGACCGCGTGGCCACCGTCCGTGGACAGCACCCGGATTCCCGTGACCTCTCCCGTTTCCTCACCGATCAGGTCTCCGAGCATGATGGGGCTCCTCTCCTGAGACGACGGATCGGGTCCCCCCTTCCGGACTACGCCCGCCGGCACGGCCCGGCAACCCGGGAGGTTCAGCGGGCGAGCCCGCGGCTGATGACGAGCCGCTGGATCTGGTTGGTGCCCTCGAAGATCTGCATGATCTTGGCCTCGCGCATATAGCGCTCGACCGGGAAGTCGCGGGTGTATCCGTACCCGCCGAGGACCTGGACGGCGTCGGTGGTCACCTTCATGGCGGCGTCGGTCGCGATCAGCTTCGCGGCGCTGGCCTGGCGGCTGAAGGGGCGGCCCAGGTCGCGGCGGCGGGCCGCGTCGAGGTAGGTGGCGCGCGCGGAGTCGACGGCGGCGGCCATGTCGGCCAGGAGGAAGCCGAGACCCTGGTGGTCGACGATCCTCCGGCCGAAGGTGGTGCGCTCGTTGGCGTATTCGACGGCGGCGTCGAGGGCGGCCTGGGCCAGGCCCGTGGCGCAGGCGGCGATGCCCAGGCGGCCGCAGTCCAGTGCGCTGAACGCGATCTGGAGCCCCTGGCCCTCGTCGCCGATGAGCCGGTCGGCCTCCAGGAGGGCGCCGTCCCAGTGGGCGGAGGTGGTCGGGACGGCCTGGAGGCCCATCTTGCGCTCGGGCTTGCCGAAGGTGAGGCCCTCGGTCGCGCCGGGGGCGAGGAAGCAGGAGACGCCGTGGCTGCCGGCGGCGGTGCGGGCGAAGAGGGCGTAGAAGCCGGCCTTGCCGCCGTGGGTGATCCACGCCTTGTTTCCGGTGACCCGATACGCCGTACCACCAGCGCCGTCTTCGGTGCGCTCGGCCTTGCAGTTCAGCGCGGCGGCGTCGGAGCCGGCCTGGGGCTCGGAGAGGCTGTAGCCGCCGATGGTCTCGCCGGCGAGCATCGCGGGGAGCCAGCGTTCCTTCTGCTCGGGGGTTCCGAAGGAGTTCAGGGGGTGGCAGGCGAGCGTGTGGACGCTGGTGGCGACGGCCACGGCCGCCCAGCGGGCCGCCAGCTCCTCCAGGACCTGCAGATACACCTCGTACGGCTGGCCTCCGCCGCCGTACTCCTCGGGGTAGGCGAGGCCGAGCAGCCCGGCCTCGCCGAGGGTGGTGAACAGACCTTCCGGGTACGTCTCGGCGGCCTCGTGCTCGTCCACGCGGGGAGAGAGTTCCTTGTCGGCGATCTCCCGGGTGAGGGCGATGAGGTCCGCTGCCTCGGGGGTGGGAAGCAGGCGGTCGACATCCATGGCGACTCCAGTGACACTCAGCACCGATCAAACGGTACTGCAGGCGGTACGGCAGTACCGTTTAGAGTAACGCAGAAGGGCGCCACCGAAACCCCCCGAACGGGTCGACCGGCATACTGTTCGGGTGATCGAGACCTCAGCCGCCGGCGCTCCGAAGCTGACGGGCCGCGGCGCCGCCCGCCGGTCCGCCCTGTTCGAGGAGCTGGTGGCCCTCCTGGTCGCCGAGGGCTTCGCCCAGCTGACGCTGGACGATCTCGCGGCCCGGCTGCGCTGCTCCAAGCGCACGCTCTACGGCCTGGCGGACAGCAAGGAACAGCTCGTCCGCGCGGCCGTCGTCCACTTCTTCCGGCGCGCCACCACCCGGGTCGAGGCGGTCCTCGCGGCGGAGCCCGAGCCCGCGGAGCGGCTGGCCGCGTATCTGCGGGCGGTCGCGGCGGAACTGGCGCCGGTCTCCCCGCAGTTCTTCGACGACGTGGCCGCCTTCGAACCGGCAGCCGAGGTCTACGAGCGCAATACGCGCGCGGCCGCGGGCCGGGTGCAGCAGCTGATCGAGGAGGGCGTGCGCGCGGGCGCCTTCCGGGAGGTCCATGTGACCTTCGCGGCCGATGTCATCGCCTCCGTCATGGTCCGCATCCAGCAGCGGCAGGTCGCGGCGGCGACCGGGCTCGCGGACGCGGAGGCGTACGGGCAGCTCGCGGAGCTGCTCCTGAACGGCCTGCGCAGGAACTGAGGCATGGCCGATACCGGCCACCCGTCCGTCACCCTTCGCAGCTGATCCACTACTGTGTGCGGCGCATCGATTCGCCACGACACAGGGAGTTCTTCGCGTGGAGCGCAGCCGTACCGACCTGAGGATCCGTGCCGTACTCGCCGCGATGGGCGTCACCGCCGCGCTGGCCACCGCCCCCGCCGCGCAGGCCGCGCCCGCGGAACAGATCAAGGCCGTGCCGCCGGCGCCGTGCTCCGGCGAGTTCGAGGGCGACAAGCGCCTCGGCCCGAAGTACCTGCCGAAGAAGAAGCAGGAGCCGGTGGGTCCGCTGCTGCGCCACTACCACCGCACCGGGAAGCTCTCCTCGGCGGACTTCCTCAAGAAGTACTGGGAGGGCCCGGCCGACACCGGCGGCTGGAAGTACCCGCCGAACGACGGCTTCGCCGAGGTCAACGGCGAGATCGACAAGGCACCGGACACCCTGGAGGAGGGCGAGCGCCTGGACCGCTTCGGCTCGGAGTACGGCTCCTACCTCGCCCCGGCCGGCGACCTGTACGCCAAGCGCGCGCTGCCCCCGCAGAACCTGAACACCCGTGACGCGGCCTTCCCGTGCGACTACCACCTGTACGAGGTGACCAAGTCGTTCACCGTCTGGGAGGGCGGGATCGCGCCCTGGTTCGAGCAGCCGGGCGGCGGCCGCCAGATCAAGCTGGACCCGGCGTTCCTGAACCCGGGGGACGGGCAGCGGCTGAACGTGAAGTGGCTGCTGGACCACGGCTATCTGGAGCGCGTCACCGCGTGACCGTGACGGACCGGCAGAACCTCGCGCGGGCACTCCAGGAGGCCGGAGTACCCGCCGAGCACTACTGGATCGAGGGCGCCCACGAACCGGCGCCCACCCCGCCGGACTTCGTCTATCTGCGGTCGCTTGAGGGCGGCCGCTGGGAGGTGGGCGTGTACGAGCGGGGCGCGTACGAGCCGGTCGCCACGCACGCCACGGAGGCGGCGGCGTGCGCCCACCTCCGTACGCTGATCGGCCGCTAGGGCCGTTCCCCAGGCGGCGCGAGCTCGGCAAGGCCCAAGAGACAGGCCCTAGTCCGGCAGGATCGGCGGGTCGGCGAGGCGTACGAGTTCGAGGGCCTGCCCCGGGAACCAGTCGCCCGCCTTCGGGTCGACCGTCCCGCGCTCGGGGTCCTTCGGACCGGCCGTACCGCGCAGACAGCGGCCGTCGGACTCCCCTGGCGTCTTGATCCACAGCCGGGCGTCGTGGAGCGGATCGCCGGTCGCGGCCGTCGGCCGGGGTCCGAGTCCGCGGCCGGGCGGGTTGCACCACTCCTGCGGGTCGGGGTGGGCGCCGGGCTTCGGGGTCCAGGGCCCCCGGCCCGCGCGGCCGGTGTCGGTGACGAAGTGAGCGCGGCCGGCCGCCGGGGCTCCGGCGTGGGTGGCCAGCCAGGCGCGGGCCTCGGCGCGGCTCCGGCTCGGGCCGGGGCAGTCGGCGGGGTCGCCCGCCTTGGAGGCGTGGGCGAGACAGCCGGAGACGAGGGTGCCGTACCAGGCGGTGTCCTCGTCGGAGTGGTAGTGGGAGACGTTGACCGCGAACCCGGTCGCGCGGCCGACGCCGGCCTTGAGCAGCCGGGGCACGAGGGTGCCGACGGCGTGCCAGCCGGGGTGTCCCGCGTCGATGTAGACCGTGGTGCCGGCGAGCGGTTCGAGGGTGTCGACGGCGCGACCGACCGCCGCGTAGCGGGCGGCTGTTCGCGTCCCCCGGCTGTCGTCCTGGCCGCAGTCCGAGGGCAGCAGGGCGATGCCGTCCGGTTCCAGGACGACGAGCGCGCGGTGGCCGCCGATGCCCCGGGCGACGGCTCGGATCCAGGTGTCGTAGCCGGTTTCGGTGGCCGCGCCGCCGGCGGAGTACTGCGAGCAGTCACGGCCCGGCACGTTGTAGAGCACGAGGACGGGCACGGTCCCCTCCCGCGTGGCGGTCTCCACCACGTGGCGCGCGGCACGTTCGACGGCGGCGGGTGTCCCGTCCCCGAGCCAGACGGCGTGCGGGGTGCGGACCAGGGCGAGCAGTCCGGCGGCGGTGCGCTCGTCTCCTCGCGCGCGGAGTTCGTGGTACTGGGCGAGCGCGGCCGGGTTGGCGGCGGGGGTGTGGAAGCGGACGGGGTCGGGCGGTGCGCCCCCGGCCGTCACCGGCAGGAGCGCGGCGGCGAGCAGGGCGAGGGCGAGCGAGGCGAGGGCCAGGACCCGTGCGGACGGCACGGCGGTGGAGCGGTGGTGCATGGGAGACGTCCTCTCGGCACGCTCCGGCACGCGACGGGAGCGCTCCCGCGAGCGTCGCCCGACCGCCTCGTACACGTCAATGACACGAAAGGCTGGTCCGCGTGTGCGTCAGGCGACGGAACCTATCCGTCCGTCCGGTGCGCGGGGGCCGTCGTGGTGGATCGGGGTGTGAGCGCCCGTCAGGGACACGCCGGAGCCGCCCCGGCGGTTGGCGACGATCTCGGCCGCGATGGACAGGGCCGTCTCCTCCGGGGTGCGAGCGCCGAGGTCGAGGCCGATCGGGGAGCGCAGGCGGGCGAGTTCGAGTTCGGTGACGCCGACCTCGCGCAGGCGCTTGTTGCGGTCCTCGTGGGTGCGCCGGGAGCCCATCGCGCCGACGTAGGCGACGGGCAGCTTCAGTGCGGTTTCGAGGAGCGGGACGTCGAACTTGGCGTCGTGGGTGAGCACGCACAGGACCGTGCGGCCGTCGACGTCGGTCGACTCGAGGTAGCGGTGCGGCCATTCGACGACGATCTCGTCGGCCTCCGGGAAGCGGGCGGCGGTCGCGAAGACCGGCCGGGCGTCGCACACGGTGACGTGGTAGCCGAGGAACTTGCCGACCCGGACGAGGGCCGAGGCGAAGTCGATCGCGCCGAAGACGATCATGCGGGGGGCGGGGACGGAGGACTCGACCAGGAGGGTGAGCGGCTGTCCGCAGCGGCTGCCGTCCTCGCCGATCTCCACGGTGCCGGTGCGGCCCGCGTCCAGCATCGCGCGGGCCTCGGCCGCGGCGGTGCGGTCCAGCTCGGGGTGGCCGCCGAGGCCGCCCTCGTACGAACCGTCGGGGCGGACGAGCAGCGCCCGCCCTCTCAGGTCCTCGGGTCCTTCGGTGATCCGCGCCAGGGCCGCCGGCTCCCTGACGGCCGCCGCCGCCAGGGCTGCGGGGTAGACCCCGCCGCGTACCGGCGTGACGAGGATGTCGATGACTCCGCCGCAGGTCAGACCCACCGCGAAGGCGTCCTCGTCGCTGTATCCGAAGCGCTCGACGACGGTCTTGCCGTCTTCGATGGCCTGTTGGCACAGCTCGTACACCGCGCCCTCCACACACCCGCCGGAGACCGAGCCGATCGCCGTGCCGTCGCTGTCGACGGCGAGCGCGGCGCCAGGCTGCCGGGGCGCGCTCCCGCCGACCGCCACCACGGTGGCGACGGCGAAGGTGCGTCCCTGCTCGACCCACCGGTGCAGCTCTTCGGCGATGTCCAGCATCTCGAACTCCTCGATATGTGTGTGAAGGGCGGCGGTAAGGCGTCAGCCAACGCCGAGCCAGCTCTCGATCGGGTGGATCGCGAAGTACACGACGAAGATCGCGCACAGGCCCCACATGAAGGCGCCCACTTCGCGTGCCTTGCCCTGCGCCACCTTGATGACGGCGTAGGAGATGACACCGGCCGCGACACCCGTGGTGATGGTGTACGTGAACGGCATCAGGACCACGGTGAGGAACACCGGGATCGCCACGGAGCGGTCGCTCCAGTCGACGTGCTTGGCGTTCTGCATCATCATCGCGCCGATGACGACCAGGGCCGCGGAGGCGACCTCGGCGGGCACGATCGCGGTGAGCGGGGTGAAGAAGAGGCAGGCCGCGAAGAACGCGCCGGTGACGACGGAGGACAGACCCGTACGGGCACCCTCGCCGACGCCGGTCGCCGACTCGACGAAGACGGTCTGGCCGGAGCCGCCGACGCCACCACCGATGACACCGCCGGCGCCGTCGATGAACAGGGCCTTGGACAGGCCCGGCATGCGGCCCTTGTCGTCCGCGAGGTTGGCCTCGGAGCCGACACCGATGATGGTGGCCATGGCGTCGAAGAAGCCTGCGAGCACCAGGGTGAAGACGATCATGGTGATCGTGATGTAGCCGACGTCGCCCCAGCCGCTGAAGGACACTTCGCCGATGAGCGAGAAGTCCGGGGTGGAGACAGCGCTGCCCTGGAGCTCGGGGGCTCCGGAGAACCAGGCGCCCGCGCCCTTGGCGGGGATGTCCGCGACGGCGTTGACGATCATGGCGATGACCGTGCCGGCGACGATGCCGATGAGGATGGCGCCGGGGATGTTGCGGGCCTGCAGCGCGAAGATCAGCAGCAGGGTCACCGCGAAGATCAGGACAGGCCAGCCCTGCAGCTCACCGAGCGGGCCCAGGGTGACCGGGCCTCCGCCGGGAGCGGGGTTCTCGTGGACGAAGCCGGCCTTGACGAAGCCGATGATGGCGATGAAGAGGCCGATGCCGATCGTGATCGCGTGCTTGATCGCCAGCGGGATCGCGTTCATGATCATCTCGCGCAGGCCGGTGACCACCAGGAGGCAGATCACCACACCATAGGCCACACACATGGCCATGGCCTGCGGCCAGGTCATGACGGAGACGACCTGCGAGGAGAGCACACCGGAGACGCTGAGCCCCGCTGCGAGGGCGAGGGGGACCTTGCCCCAGAAGCCCATCAGCAGGGTGGTCACGGCGGCGGCCAGAGCGGTCGCCGTGATGAGGGCGGGCTGGCTGAGGACGTTTCCGTCCACATCCTTGCCGCCGAGGATCAGAGGGTTGAGCAGGAGAATGTACGCCATCGCCATGAAGGTGGTGACGCCGCCGCGGATCTCCGTCGCGACGGTGGATCCTCTCTCCGAGATGTGAAAGTACCGGTCGAGCCAAGAGCGGCCGGCGGGGACGTTGGAGCCGGAGCCCGCGTCCTCCGAGGCGGTCTTGGGCTCCACTGACGACTGGGTCATGGGGCCTACTCCCAAGGTTCAAAGGGGCACCCGCATAAGACTTTCCGAAGGTCAGACAAGCTGCGGGATTTGGGATGCTGCGTGGGCTGCACGACCCGGGGGACGGCCCGAGACGAACTGGGTGAATCGGTACTGCTGGTGGTGCCGGGTACTGCTGGGGGTTGCTCCGGGCGGTACGGGCGGGGGAAGTGTGACGTTCCTGGGAGGCACGTACCGCCCGGAGAGTCCTACAAGGTGCCGGTGAGCGCTTCGGGGCGGACCGGCGTCTTGTTGAGCTCCAGCCCCGTCGCGTTCCGGATCGCCGCGAGGACGGCCGGGGTCGACGACAGGGTCGGGGCCTCGCCGATGCCCCGCACGCCGTACGGCGCGTTGGGGTCGGCAAGCTCCAGATAGTCGACCGGGATGGTCGGCGTGTCGAGGATGGTCGGGATCAGGTAGTCCGTGAAGGAGGGGTTGCGCACCTTCGCGGTCTTCGGGTCGACGATGATCTCCTCCATCACCGCGACGCCCAGGCCCTGGGTGGTGCCACCCTGGATCTGGCCGATGACGGAGAGCGGGTTGACCGCCTTGCCGACGTCCTGGGCGCAGGCCAGCTCGATCACCTTCACGAGGCCGAGCTCGGTGTCGACCTCCACCACCGCGCGGTGCGCCGCGAAGGCGTACTGCACGTGGCCGTTGCCCTGGCCGGTGACCAGGTCGAAGGCCTCGGTGGGGCGGTGGCGCCACTCCTCCTCGATCTGCACGACCTCGTCCCCGAGGACGTCCACGAGGGTCGCGAGGACCTCTCCGCCGTCGGTGACGACCTTGCCGCCCTCCAGGAGGAGTTCGGCGTTGGCCCAGGCCGGGTGGTACGAGCCGAACTTGCGCCGGCCGATCTCCAGGACCTTCTCGCGGACGAGTTCGCAGGAGTTCTTGATGGCGCCGCCGGTCATGTACGTCTGGCGGCCCGCGGAGGTCGAACCGGCCGAGCCCACCTGGGTGTCGGCGGGGTGGATGGTGACCTGCTGGACGCCGAGCTCGGTGCGGGCGATCTGCGCGTGGATGGTGACACCACCCTGGCCGACCTCCGCCGCGGCGGTGTGGACCGTGGCGACGGGCTCGCCGTTGATGACCTCCATGCGGATCTTGGCGGTCGAGTAGTCGTCGAAGCCCTCGGAGAAGCCGACGTTCTTGATGCCGACGGCGTAGCCGACACCGCGGACGACGCCCTCGCCGTGCGTGGTGTTGGACAGACCGCCCGGCAGCGCGCGGACGTCCGCCGCCTCGCCGGCCGCGAGCCACTGCTGCTCCGGCGGCATCGGGCGGGCCTTGACCCGGCGAAGGAGCTCGGCGACCGGGGCCGGCGAGTCCACGAGCTGGCCGGTCGGCATGATCGTGCCCTGCTCCATGGCGTTGATCTGGCGGAACTCCACCGGGTCCATGCCCAGCTTGGCCGCGACCTTGTCCATCTGGGCCTCGTACGCGAAGCAGGCCTGGACCGCGCCGAAGCCGCGCATGGCGCCGCAGGGCGGGTTGTTGCTGTAGAGGCCGATCGCCTCGATCTCGACGTCCTCGACGACGTACGGGCCGACCGAGAGGGACGCGGCGTTGCCGACGACCGAGGCCGTGGACGACGCGTAGGCGCCGCCGTCGAGCACGATCTTGCACTTCAGGTGCGTGAGCTTGCCGTCCTTGGTGGCGCCGTGCTCGTAGTAGAGCTTCGCCGGGTGGCGGTGGACGTGCCCGAAGAAGGACTCGTAGCGGTTGTAGACCATCTTCACCGGCTTGCCCGTGCGCAGCGCCAGCACGGAGGCGAGGATCTGCATCGAGATGTCCTCGCGACCGCC harbors:
- a CDS encoding NCS2 family permease, which codes for MTQSSVEPKTASEDAGSGSNVPAGRSWLDRYFHISERGSTVATEIRGGVTTFMAMAYILLLNPLILGGKDVDGNVLSQPALITATALAAAVTTLLMGFWGKVPLALAAGLSVSGVLSSQVVSVMTWPQAMAMCVAYGVVICLLVVTGLREMIMNAIPLAIKHAITIGIGLFIAIIGFVKAGFVHENPAPGGGPVTLGPLGELQGWPVLIFAVTLLLIFALQARNIPGAILIGIVAGTVIAMIVNAVADIPAKGAGAWFSGAPELQGSAVSTPDFSLIGEVSFSGWGDVGYITITMIVFTLVLAGFFDAMATIIGVGSEANLADDKGRMPGLSKALFIDGAGGVIGGGVGGSGQTVFVESATGVGEGARTGLSSVVTGAFFAACLFFTPLTAIVPAEVASAALVVIGAMMMQNAKHVDWSDRSVAIPVFLTVVLMPFTYTITTGVAAGVISYAVIKVAQGKAREVGAFMWGLCAIFVVYFAIHPIESWLGVG
- a CDS encoding XdhC family protein; amino-acid sequence: MLDIAEELHRWVEQGRTFAVATVVAVGGSAPRQPGAALAVDSDGTAIGSVSGGCVEGAVYELCQQAIEDGKTVVERFGYSDEDAFAVGLTCGGVIDILVTPVRGGVYPAALAAAAVREPAALARITEGPEDLRGRALLVRPDGSYEGGLGGHPELDRTAAAEARAMLDAGRTGTVEIGEDGSRCGQPLTLLVESSVPAPRMIVFGAIDFASALVRVGKFLGYHVTVCDARPVFATAARFPEADEIVVEWPHRYLESTDVDGRTVLCVLTHDAKFDVPLLETALKLPVAYVGAMGSRRTHEDRNKRLREVGVTELELARLRSPIGLDLGARTPEETALSIAAEIVANRRGGSGVSLTGAHTPIHHDGPRAPDGRIGSVA
- a CDS encoding glycoside hydrolase family 6 protein, whose protein sequence is MHHRSTAVPSARVLALASLALALLAAALLPVTAGGAPPDPVRFHTPAANPAALAQYHELRARGDERTAAGLLALVRTPHAVWLGDGTPAAVERAARHVVETATREGTVPVLVLYNVPGRDCSQYSAGGAATETGYDTWIRAVARGIGGHRALVVLEPDGIALLPSDCGQDDSRGTRTAARYAAVGRAVDTLEPLAGTTVYIDAGHPGWHAVGTLVPRLLKAGVGRATGFAVNVSHYHSDEDTAWYGTLVSGCLAHASKAGDPADCPGPSRSRAEARAWLATHAGAPAAGRAHFVTDTGRAGRGPWTPKPGAHPDPQEWCNPPGRGLGPRPTAATGDPLHDARLWIKTPGESDGRCLRGTAGPKDPERGTVDPKAGDWFPGQALELVRLADPPILPD
- a CDS encoding xanthine dehydrogenase family protein molybdopterin-binding subunit; the protein is MAQNTRTVPAGTPTEVTQNHTKGGVGESTLRPDGTLKVTGEFAYSSDMWHEDMLWGQILRSTVAHAEIVSIDTSEALAMDGVYAVLTHEDLPAAKNYGMEFQDTPVLAYGKVRHHGEPVALVAADHPETARRAAAKIKVDYRELPLITDEASALAPDAILVHENRDDHHSGHVPHPNIVHRQPIIRGNAAEAAKRADVIVKGEYTFGMQDQAFLGPESGLAVPAEDGGVDLYVATQWLHSDLKQIAPCLGLPEEKVRMTMAGVGGAFGGREDISMQILASVLALRTGKPVKMVYNRYESFFGHVHRHPAKLYYEHGATKDGKLTHLKCKIVLDGGAYASSTASVVGNAASLSVGPYVVEDVEIEAIGLYSNNPPCGAMRGFGAVQACFAYEAQMDKVAAKLGMDPVEFRQINAMEQGTIMPTGQLVDSPAPVAELLRRVKARPMPPEQQWLAAGEAADVRALPGGLSNTTHGEGVVRGVGYAVGIKNVGFSEGFDDYSTAKIRMEVINGEPVATVHTAAAEVGQGGVTIHAQIARTELGVQQVTIHPADTQVGSAGSTSAGRQTYMTGGAIKNSCELVREKVLEIGRRKFGSYHPAWANAELLLEGGKVVTDGGEVLATLVDVLGDEVVQIEEEWRHRPTEAFDLVTGQGNGHVQYAFAAHRAVVEVDTELGLVKVIELACAQDVGKAVNPLSVIGQIQGGTTQGLGVAVMEEIIVDPKTAKVRNPSFTDYLIPTILDTPTIPVDYLELADPNAPYGVRGIGEAPTLSSTPAVLAAIRNATGLELNKTPVRPEALTGTL